Proteins encoded within one genomic window of Amycolatopsis sp. 2-15:
- a CDS encoding GNAT family N-acetyltransferase — protein MGSYSYPVESRHPGWPAKLGGLRVAAGVVSVRPVRLRDAGEWSRIRLRDRDHLEQWEPTGIGPWPDRNAFWSWPSQWAALRGLARRGQCLPFTITVDGKFAGQITVGNVIRASLRSAWIGYWVSSDIVRGGVATAAVALVTDHAFEASGLHRLEATVRPENNASIRVLTKAGYRQEGLFERYLDVAGAWRDHLCFAVTKEEIGDGLVSRLVALGRADLL, from the coding sequence GTGGGCTCGTACTCGTACCCGGTCGAAAGCCGCCACCCGGGCTGGCCCGCGAAGCTGGGCGGACTGCGCGTGGCGGCCGGGGTCGTCAGCGTGCGGCCGGTGCGGCTGCGCGACGCCGGCGAGTGGAGCCGCATCCGCCTGCGCGACCGCGACCACCTCGAGCAGTGGGAGCCGACGGGGATCGGTCCGTGGCCCGACCGCAACGCGTTCTGGTCGTGGCCCTCGCAGTGGGCGGCCCTGCGCGGCCTCGCGCGGCGCGGGCAGTGCCTGCCGTTCACGATCACGGTCGACGGAAAGTTTGCGGGCCAGATCACGGTGGGTAACGTCATCCGCGCCTCGCTGCGATCGGCCTGGATCGGGTACTGGGTGTCGTCGGACATCGTGCGCGGAGGGGTCGCCACCGCGGCCGTGGCCCTCGTGACGGATCACGCCTTCGAAGCGTCCGGCCTGCACCGGCTCGAGGCGACCGTGCGTCCGGAGAACAACGCGAGCATCCGCGTCCTCACCAAGGCCGGCTACCGGCAGGAGGGCCTCTTCGAGCGCTACCTCGACGTCGCCGGCGCCTGGCGCGACCACCTCTGCTTCGCCGTGACGAAAGAGGAGATCGGCGACGGCCTCGTCTCCCGGCTCGTGGCCCTGGGCCGCGCCGACCTGCTCTGA
- the glp gene encoding molybdotransferase-like divisome protein Glp produces the protein MTDSLDAAPAEEAPEPAEAELRSVDAQIALTLDAAVRPRPVRVAISEAQGLLCAEEVVAEHALPGFDQAAVDGYAVRSVDVRAAGEEPVQLPVVGEIQAGSRQPRRLQPGQAVRVDTGAPLPTLADAVVPTAYTDGHQAKLTVHKSVPSAAYVRRAGEDVQIGDVAVRKGDTIGSAQVGLLAAVGRAKVLVYPRPRVSIVSVGDELVDVDRTPSVGQVYDVNSYALAAAARDAGAEVSRVGIVPSDPKRLREIVEGRLLMSEIVVVAGGAGGASGDEVHAALSDLGHIDMTRVGMHPGSVQGFGRLGPDSVPTFLIPGNPMSALVVFEVLVRPLIRAARGTRNPHRRIVGARLLSPITSTKGRRGYLRGQLLRDEANGEYLVQPLGTSGAHLLASLAEANCLITVDEDLTEVAAGEQVKVTFLAQRA, from the coding sequence ATGACGGACTCTCTCGACGCTGCCCCGGCCGAAGAGGCCCCCGAACCCGCGGAGGCGGAGCTGCGCTCTGTCGACGCGCAGATCGCGCTGACGCTGGACGCCGCCGTCCGGCCGCGGCCGGTCCGCGTGGCGATTTCCGAGGCGCAGGGCCTGCTGTGCGCGGAGGAGGTGGTCGCCGAGCACGCCCTGCCCGGCTTCGACCAGGCCGCCGTGGACGGTTACGCGGTGCGCAGCGTCGACGTCCGCGCCGCCGGCGAGGAACCGGTGCAGCTGCCGGTGGTCGGCGAGATCCAGGCCGGCTCCCGCCAGCCGCGGCGGCTGCAGCCCGGGCAGGCGGTGCGCGTGGACACCGGCGCGCCGCTGCCGACGCTCGCCGACGCCGTCGTGCCCACCGCGTACACCGACGGGCACCAGGCCAAGCTCACCGTGCACAAGTCTGTGCCTTCGGCTGCGTACGTGCGCCGTGCGGGCGAAGACGTGCAGATCGGCGACGTCGCCGTGCGCAAGGGTGACACCATCGGGTCCGCGCAGGTCGGCCTGCTCGCCGCCGTCGGGCGCGCGAAGGTGCTGGTCTACCCGCGTCCGCGCGTGTCGATCGTGTCCGTGGGCGACGAGCTCGTGGACGTCGACCGCACGCCGTCTGTTGGACAGGTCTACGACGTCAACTCCTACGCGCTGGCCGCGGCCGCGCGTGACGCCGGAGCCGAGGTGAGCCGCGTCGGCATCGTGCCGAGCGACCCGAAGCGGCTGCGCGAGATCGTCGAGGGCCGGCTGCTGATGTCGGAGATCGTGGTGGTCGCGGGCGGTGCCGGCGGCGCTTCCGGCGACGAGGTGCACGCCGCGTTGTCCGATCTCGGCCACATCGACATGACGCGCGTGGGGATGCACCCGGGCTCGGTGCAGGGCTTCGGGCGGCTCGGCCCGGACTCCGTGCCGACGTTCCTCATCCCCGGCAACCCGATGAGCGCCCTGGTGGTGTTCGAGGTCCTGGTCCGGCCGCTGATCCGCGCCGCGCGCGGCACACGCAACCCGCACCGGCGCATCGTCGGCGCGCGGCTGCTGTCGCCCATCACGTCGACGAAGGGCCGGCGCGGCTACCTGCGCGGCCAGCTGCTGCGCGACGAGGCCAACGGCGAGTACCTCGTGCAGCCGCTCGGCACGTCGGGTGCGCACCTGCTGGCGTCGCTGGCGGAGGCGAACTGCCTGATCACCGTGGACGAGGACCTCACCGAGGTGGCCGCGGGCGAGCAGGTGAAGGTCACGTTCCTCGCGCAGCGGGCCTAG
- a CDS encoding UTP--glucose-1-phosphate uridylyltransferase, whose product MTGASTSQTFRTAIVPAAGLGTRFLPTTKAVPKELLPVVDTPGIELVASEAAAAGAKRLVIVTSPGKDAVVKYFEAQPELEKTLEAKGKTELLEKVRRGPGLLEVEVAIQEQALGLGHAVAQAEPNLTDEDEAVAVLLPDDLVLPTGVLDRMSAVRAQHGGSVLCAFDIPKEQISPYGVFDVSDTDDPDVKQVHGMVEKPRPEDAPSTYAAAGRYLLDRAIFDALRRIEPGSGGELQLTDAVALLIKEGHPVHVVVHRGGRHDLGNPGGFLRAAVDFALETPEYGPSLRTWLTERIGTERP is encoded by the coding sequence ATGACGGGCGCCTCAACCTCCCAGACGTTCAGAACAGCCATCGTGCCTGCGGCCGGACTCGGGACCCGGTTCCTGCCGACCACCAAGGCGGTGCCGAAAGAGCTGCTGCCCGTGGTCGACACACCGGGGATCGAACTCGTCGCGAGCGAAGCCGCCGCCGCGGGGGCGAAACGCCTGGTGATCGTGACCTCGCCCGGCAAGGATGCCGTGGTCAAGTACTTCGAGGCCCAGCCCGAGCTGGAGAAAACGCTCGAGGCCAAGGGCAAGACCGAGCTGCTCGAGAAGGTGCGCCGCGGGCCGGGGCTGCTCGAGGTCGAGGTCGCCATCCAGGAGCAGGCCCTGGGGCTGGGCCACGCCGTCGCGCAGGCCGAGCCGAACCTGACCGACGAGGACGAAGCCGTCGCCGTGCTGCTGCCCGACGATCTCGTGCTGCCCACTGGCGTGCTCGACCGCATGTCGGCCGTGCGCGCTCAGCACGGCGGCAGCGTGCTCTGCGCGTTCGACATCCCCAAGGAGCAGATCTCGCCCTACGGCGTGTTCGACGTCTCCGACACCGACGACCCGGACGTGAAGCAGGTTCACGGCATGGTCGAGAAGCCGCGGCCGGAAGACGCGCCGTCGACCTACGCGGCGGCCGGGCGTTACCTGCTCGACCGGGCGATCTTCGACGCGCTGCGCCGGATCGAGCCGGGCTCCGGCGGCGAGCTCCAGCTGACCGACGCCGTGGCGCTGCTGATCAAGGAAGGCCACCCCGTTCACGTGGTCGTGCACCGCGGCGGACGACACGACCTGGGGAATCCGGGTGGTTTCCTGCGCGCCGCCGTCGATTTCGCGCTTGAAACGCCCGAATACGGGCCATCGTTACGGACGTGGCTGACCGAACGGATCGGGACCGAACGCCCATGA
- a CDS encoding 5-formyltetrahydrofolate cyclo-ligase, translating to MRVPGNEHLSKAEWRARVLQARASVSPAEHAAEAEALASAAVSVAAETVCAYVPFDTEPGSVSLLNALVKAGSRVLLPVIPDVVGPLDWAVYTDESTLVPGRLRGILEPSGPRLGVDAVSEADVVLVPALAVDRRGVRLGRGAGHYDRSLTSGRADRFAVVRAEELVDSLPGEAHDVPMSGALTPAGLVRLPSPAVM from the coding sequence ATGCGGGTACCGGGCAATGAGCACCTGAGCAAGGCGGAGTGGCGTGCACGAGTTCTTCAGGCGCGCGCCTCAGTAAGCCCTGCGGAGCACGCGGCGGAGGCCGAGGCGCTGGCTTCGGCGGCCGTGTCGGTGGCGGCGGAGACCGTGTGCGCGTACGTGCCGTTCGACACCGAGCCCGGGTCCGTTTCGCTGCTCAACGCCCTGGTCAAGGCCGGTTCGCGCGTGTTGCTGCCGGTGATCCCGGACGTCGTCGGGCCGTTGGATTGGGCCGTCTACACCGACGAGTCGACGCTCGTGCCCGGCCGGCTGCGCGGCATCCTCGAGCCCTCGGGGCCGAGGTTGGGGGTCGACGCCGTGTCGGAGGCCGACGTGGTGCTCGTGCCCGCGCTCGCCGTGGACCGCCGCGGGGTGCGGCTCGGACGTGGCGCTGGTCACTATGACCGTTCGCTCACTTCGGGCCGTGCGGACCGGTTCGCGGTGGTCCGGGCCGAGGAGCTGGTGGATTCGCTCCCAGGTGAGGCCCACGACGTCCCGATGAGCGGGGCATTGACCCCCGCCGGTCTGGTCCGGTTGCCGTCTCCCGCAGTGATGTGA
- a CDS encoding FmdB family zinc ribbon protein has product MPTYQYACKECDHRFEAVQSFSDASLTVCPQCSGPLRKVFSSVGVVFKGSGFYRTDSRDASKSSTTAATPAKSETKTETKSESKSDSSSSSSTTTKTASTAS; this is encoded by the coding sequence GTGCCCACGTACCAGTACGCCTGCAAGGAATGTGACCACCGCTTCGAGGCGGTGCAGTCCTTTTCCGACGCCAGCCTGACCGTCTGCCCCCAGTGCTCCGGTCCGCTGCGCAAGGTCTTCAGCTCGGTCGGCGTGGTCTTCAAGGGCAGCGGGTTCTACCGCACCGACTCACGCGACGCGTCGAAGTCCTCGACCACAGCCGCCACGCCGGCGAAGTCCGAGACCAAGACGGAGACGAAGAGCGAGTCGAAGTCGGACTCTTCATCGTCCTCCTCCACCACGACGAAAACGGCTTCGACCGCTTCCTGA
- a CDS encoding SAF domain-containing protein — protein MDTLLSRLTDLHVLRGRRARLLRRFLAAALLLAGLLVLLHPASARGAPSTATVVAARDLPAGSVLRAADLRLADLPDDVRPAGALGDVGAAVGRLLSGAARAGEPLTDVRLLGTTLPATGESGTVTVAVRLADAGVAELLRPGQHVGVVAAPDATHTAAELVKDATVVTVHRPDGGGQGVIAPDKGPLVLLALPVNVATEVAATSLERPVTVTLR, from the coding sequence GTGGACACCCTGCTCAGCCGCCTGACCGATCTGCACGTGCTGCGCGGCAGGCGCGCCCGGCTGCTTCGCCGGTTCCTGGCCGCGGCTCTGCTGCTGGCCGGCTTGCTCGTCCTTCTGCACCCCGCCTCGGCGCGTGGTGCACCTTCCACAGCCACCGTGGTGGCCGCGCGGGATCTGCCCGCGGGCTCCGTGCTGCGTGCCGCCGATCTCCGCCTGGCCGACCTTCCCGACGACGTCCGGCCGGCCGGCGCGCTCGGCGACGTCGGCGCGGCCGTGGGCCGGCTGCTGTCCGGTGCCGCCCGAGCGGGTGAGCCACTGACTGACGTCCGCCTGCTGGGAACGACTCTCCCTGCCACGGGAGAATCCGGCACGGTCACGGTCGCCGTCCGGCTCGCCGACGCGGGCGTCGCGGAGCTGCTGCGGCCGGGTCAGCACGTCGGCGTCGTGGCGGCTCCGGATGCCACGCACACCGCCGCTGAGCTGGTGAAGGACGCCACGGTGGTCACCGTCCACCGACCCGACGGCGGGGGTCAGGGGGTGATCGCGCCCGACAAAGGCCCGTTGGTGCTCCTCGCGCTGCCCGTGAACGTTGCCACCGAGGTCGCTGCGACGTCGCTGGAACGACCGGTTACGGTTACTCTCCGCTAA
- the mscL gene encoding large-conductance mechanosensitive channel protein MscL produces the protein MLKGFKDFLMRGNVVELAVAVVIGAAFTAIVTAFTTGLIKPLINAIGGSDAAQGLGFYIFAENKGTFLDFGSVINAAINFVIVAAIVYFLFVLPVKHLQERRKRGQEPGPSEPTDVELLKEIRDLLREQVTKSDV, from the coding sequence ATGCTGAAGGGCTTCAAAGACTTCCTGATGCGCGGCAACGTCGTGGAGCTCGCGGTCGCGGTCGTGATCGGCGCCGCGTTCACCGCGATCGTCACGGCGTTCACCACCGGCCTGATCAAGCCGCTGATCAACGCGATCGGCGGCAGCGACGCCGCGCAGGGCCTCGGCTTCTACATTTTCGCCGAGAACAAGGGGACGTTCCTGGACTTCGGCTCCGTGATCAACGCGGCGATCAACTTCGTGATCGTGGCCGCGATCGTGTACTTCCTGTTCGTGCTGCCGGTGAAGCACCTGCAGGAGCGCCGCAAGCGCGGTCAGGAGCCGGGTCCGTCGGAGCCCACCGACGTCGAGCTGCTCAAGGAGATCCGTGACCTGCTGCGTGAGCAGGTCACCAAGTCGGACGTCTGA
- a CDS encoding MogA/MoaB family molybdenum cofactor biosynthesis protein, whose product MERSAQRLGRALVVIVDDRVAHGEHEDTTGPLVNELLEEAGFIVDGVVVVEAETAGIRNALNTAVIGGADLVITVGGTGVSPRDRTPDATAGVLDRPIPGIGEALRASGLAAGAVDAGISRGLAGVSGSTLVVNLAGSRAAVRDGMATLSSLVPHVIDELSGLDEV is encoded by the coding sequence ATGGAACGGAGCGCACAGCGGCTGGGCCGGGCACTCGTGGTGATCGTGGACGACCGGGTCGCCCACGGGGAGCACGAGGACACCACCGGACCGCTCGTCAACGAGCTGCTCGAAGAGGCCGGTTTCATCGTCGACGGAGTCGTGGTGGTCGAGGCCGAGACCGCCGGCATCCGCAACGCGCTCAACACCGCGGTGATCGGCGGTGCCGACCTCGTGATCACCGTCGGCGGCACCGGTGTGTCGCCGCGTGACCGCACGCCCGACGCCACGGCCGGCGTGCTCGACCGGCCGATCCCGGGCATCGGCGAGGCGCTGCGCGCGTCGGGCCTCGCCGCGGGCGCGGTCGACGCCGGCATCTCCCGGGGCCTGGCCGGCGTCTCGGGCAGCACGCTGGTGGTCAACCTCGCCGGCTCGCGCGCCGCGGTGCGCGACGGCATGGCCACCCTGTCGTCGCTCGTGCCGCACGTGATCGACGAACTCTCCGGCCTCGACGAGGTCTGA
- a CDS encoding NAD-dependent epimerase/dehydratase family protein, producing the protein MRVLITGGAGFIGSHVADRLADAGDEVVVLDTLLPTAHGTATPPAYTGRHRFVRGDVTDPDEVAELLQGIDAVCHQAAVVGHGVDPSDAPSYALNNDYGTAVLLAGMHAAGVRKLVLASSMVVYGEGRYSCPRHGIVPPSPRRQSDVDAGRFEPTCGDCGGELHWQLVPEGAPLLPRSTYAATKLAQEHLAGAWARQTGGTVWALRYHNVYGPRMPQNTPYAGVASLFRSSLERGEAPTVLEDGRQQRDFVHVHDVARINALALHADGPSGDITPLNVCSGDPHTVGDLARELARAYGGPEPRIVGGARPADVRHVVADPALARKFLGFTAETTFEDGITSFATAELRAPVSV; encoded by the coding sequence GTGCGAGTACTGATCACCGGCGGAGCCGGGTTCATCGGGTCCCACGTCGCGGACCGATTGGCCGACGCGGGCGACGAGGTCGTGGTGCTGGACACCCTCCTGCCCACCGCCCACGGCACGGCCACGCCGCCGGCCTACACGGGCCGCCACCGGTTCGTGCGCGGCGACGTCACGGACCCGGACGAGGTCGCCGAGCTGCTCCAGGGCATCGACGCGGTGTGTCACCAGGCCGCCGTCGTCGGACACGGGGTCGATCCGTCGGATGCGCCGTCGTACGCCCTGAACAACGACTACGGCACGGCGGTGCTGCTGGCCGGGATGCACGCCGCCGGCGTCCGCAAGCTCGTGCTGGCGTCATCGATGGTGGTCTACGGCGAGGGCCGCTACTCGTGCCCGCGCCACGGGATCGTGCCGCCCTCACCGCGGCGGCAGTCCGATGTGGACGCCGGCCGGTTCGAGCCCACGTGCGGCGACTGCGGCGGGGAGCTGCACTGGCAACTTGTGCCCGAAGGTGCACCACTTCTGCCCAGAAGTACTTACGCAGCAACGAAACTGGCGCAGGAGCACCTCGCCGGCGCGTGGGCGCGGCAGACCGGCGGCACGGTGTGGGCGTTGCGCTACCACAACGTGTACGGCCCGCGGATGCCGCAGAACACGCCGTATGCCGGGGTGGCGTCGTTGTTCCGTTCGTCGCTCGAGCGCGGTGAGGCGCCGACCGTACTGGAGGACGGGCGACAGCAACGGGATTTCGTCCACGTCCACGATGTCGCCCGCATCAACGCCTTGGCGCTGCACGCCGACGGGCCGAGCGGGGACATCACGCCACTCAACGTCTGCTCGGGTGATCCGCACACGGTGGGCGACCTCGCGCGGGAGCTGGCGCGTGCGTACGGCGGGCCGGAGCCGCGGATCGTCGGCGGCGCGCGCCCCGCGGACGTCCGGCACGTGGTCGCCGATCCCGCACTGGCCAGGAAATTTCTGGGGTTCACGGCGGAAACCACGTTCGAGGACGGCATCACCTCGTTCGCCACGGCGGAGTTGCGCGCGCCCGTCAGCGTCTGA
- a CDS encoding MBL fold metallo-hydrolase, producing MILVVCMRSIEVGNIEIHALADGRIRLPAPFFPGLDAGRFPGAFAEDGTVHVPTGAFLVRGNARTILVDAGLGPREIEFPEGLRPDDGDMGAGGGLPVALAEAGCSPADIDTVLLTHLHSDHVGWLAPQGKPYFPNATVHYGTQDWAELVEPVGRHDWTRIGLETVRGHGHLRALNGAVEIAPGVTARHAPGHTPGHYVVDITADDRRVVLLGDVLHTPAQLVDSNIRFISDSDPSLALLTRQQWLRQVAGTDTIVAPAHFPGMQFFRVTADRVAEPVEAVTVG from the coding sequence GTGATCTTGGTCGTGTGCATGCGGTCCATCGAGGTGGGGAACATCGAGATCCATGCGCTGGCCGACGGTCGGATCCGGCTGCCGGCGCCGTTCTTCCCGGGACTCGACGCGGGAAGATTTCCCGGCGCGTTCGCGGAAGACGGCACCGTCCACGTGCCCACGGGTGCGTTCCTCGTGCGCGGCAACGCCCGGACGATCCTCGTCGACGCGGGGCTCGGCCCGCGCGAGATCGAGTTCCCGGAGGGCCTGCGGCCCGACGACGGCGACATGGGCGCGGGCGGCGGCCTGCCCGTCGCGCTCGCCGAGGCCGGGTGCTCCCCGGCCGACATCGACACGGTTCTGTTGACGCACCTGCATTCCGACCACGTCGGCTGGCTGGCGCCGCAGGGGAAGCCGTATTTCCCGAACGCCACGGTGCACTACGGCACGCAGGACTGGGCCGAGCTCGTGGAGCCGGTCGGACGTCACGACTGGACGCGGATCGGGCTGGAAACCGTGCGCGGCCACGGACACCTGCGTGCGCTGAACGGGGCCGTGGAGATCGCGCCGGGTGTCACCGCGCGGCACGCGCCCGGGCACACGCCGGGCCACTACGTCGTGGACATCACCGCGGACGACCGTCGCGTCGTGTTGCTCGGCGACGTGCTGCACACGCCGGCGCAGCTGGTCGACTCGAACATCCGGTTCATCAGCGACAGCGATCCGTCGCTCGCGCTGCTGACGCGCCAGCAGTGGCTGCGGCAGGTCGCGGGAACCGACACGATCGTCGCGCCCGCGCACTTCCCGGGGATGCAGTTCTTCCGCGTGACCGCGGACCGGGTGGCGGAGCCGGTGGAGGCCGTCACCGTCGGCTGA
- a CDS encoding sensor histidine kinase, producing the protein MINTGESALDMLSHVLHILPFALLFALPVAAVGGLVLYKLRHRSLATTMTVLVLIPVIALLVGVIGISGFMFTEALMTELLVCLLVALVTVPAAIVLGRVIARRSVWEREARERERAAEASRRELVAWISHDLRSPLAGIQAMAEALADGVVSERAEVADYAQRISGETTRLSGMVGDLFELSRITAGALELTMSAVPLRDVVSDAVAAQSPVAERKRVRVLENAEAWPVVSGSDPELARIVRNLVSNAIRHTPPDGTVAVQLGIDGDQAILAVDDSCGGIPDDEIGRVFEVAFRGTQARTPDRSGTTSGGGLGLAIAKGLVEAHRGHIGVHNHGPGCRFEVRLPLAKVAATI; encoded by the coding sequence ATGATCAACACCGGTGAATCCGCCCTGGACATGCTCAGCCACGTCCTGCACATCCTGCCGTTCGCGCTGCTGTTCGCGCTTCCGGTGGCCGCGGTGGGCGGGCTGGTGCTCTACAAGCTGCGCCACCGCTCGCTGGCCACCACGATGACAGTCCTGGTGCTCATCCCTGTGATCGCCCTGCTCGTCGGCGTCATCGGCATCAGCGGCTTCATGTTCACCGAAGCCCTGATGACGGAGCTGCTGGTCTGCCTGCTCGTCGCCTTGGTGACGGTGCCGGCCGCGATCGTGCTCGGCCGTGTCATCGCGCGCCGCAGCGTGTGGGAACGCGAAGCGCGTGAACGCGAACGCGCCGCCGAGGCGTCCCGCCGCGAGCTCGTCGCCTGGATCAGCCACGACCTGCGCAGCCCGCTCGCCGGCATCCAGGCCATGGCCGAGGCGCTGGCCGACGGCGTGGTTTCCGAGCGCGCGGAGGTCGCCGACTACGCGCAGCGCATCAGCGGTGAGACCACGCGGCTCTCGGGCATGGTGGGCGACCTGTTCGAACTCTCCCGCATCACCGCCGGAGCGCTGGAACTCACCATGTCCGCCGTGCCGCTTCGCGACGTCGTGAGCGATGCGGTCGCCGCGCAGTCACCCGTGGCCGAGCGCAAACGCGTGCGCGTACTGGAGAACGCCGAGGCGTGGCCGGTCGTGTCCGGCAGCGACCCGGAGCTCGCCCGGATCGTGCGCAACCTCGTCTCCAACGCCATCCGCCACACCCCGCCCGACGGCACGGTCGCCGTACAGCTCGGCATCGACGGCGACCAGGCCATCCTCGCCGTCGACGACTCCTGCGGCGGCATCCCGGACGACGAGATCGGCCGCGTCTTCGAGGTCGCCTTCCGCGGCACCCAGGCCCGCACCCCCGACCGCAGCGGCACGACCTCCGGCGGTGGCCTCGGCCTGGCGATCGCCAAAGGCCTCGTGGAAGCCCACCGCGGTCACATCGGCGTGCACAACCACGGCCCCGGCTGCCGGTTCGAGGTCCGGTTGCCGCTGGCCAAGGTTGCCGCCACCATCTGA
- a CDS encoding response regulator transcription factor — MEDQAGRVLVVDDDETVRDVVRRYLEVAGFTVDVAGDGAAGLALFAERDPDLVVLDVMMPGINGLEVCRRLRQVSHVPIVMLTALGEEENRIAGLQLGADDYVTKPFSPKELALRVASVLRRARMPRATPPAPELVDGDLRLQMTARQATLGGAELPLTTREFDLLAFFLGHPGVAFSRADLLEKVWGWDFGDQSTVTVHVRRLREKIERDPAKPTRVATVWGVGYRYDREQS, encoded by the coding sequence ATGGAGGACCAGGCCGGGCGCGTGCTCGTGGTCGACGACGACGAGACGGTGCGCGACGTCGTCCGCCGCTACCTCGAGGTCGCCGGCTTCACGGTCGACGTCGCGGGTGACGGCGCCGCGGGCCTCGCGCTGTTCGCCGAACGCGACCCCGACCTCGTGGTGCTCGACGTGATGATGCCCGGCATCAACGGCCTCGAGGTGTGCCGCCGCCTGCGCCAGGTGAGTCACGTGCCCATCGTGATGCTCACCGCCCTCGGCGAGGAGGAAAACCGCATCGCCGGCCTCCAGCTGGGCGCCGACGACTACGTCACCAAACCCTTCAGCCCCAAGGAGCTGGCGCTGCGCGTGGCCTCGGTGCTGCGCCGAGCCCGCATGCCGCGCGCTACGCCGCCGGCACCCGAGCTCGTCGACGGCGACCTGCGCCTGCAGATGACCGCCCGCCAGGCCACTCTCGGCGGCGCCGAACTGCCGCTGACCACACGCGAGTTCGACCTGCTCGCGTTCTTCCTGGGCCACCCGGGCGTGGCCTTCTCCCGCGCCGACCTGCTCGAGAAGGTGTGGGGCTGGGACTTCGGCGACCAGTCCACGGTGACCGTCCACGTGCGACGGCTGCGCGAAAAGATCGAACGCGACCCGGCCAAGCCGACGCGGGTCGCCACCGTCTGGGGCGTCGGCTACCGCTACGACCGGGAGCAGTCATGA
- a CDS encoding glycosyltransferase family 2 protein, which produces MSDLQVDVVLPCLDEAGALPGVLAALPAGFRAIVVDNGSSDGSPDVAAALGAKVVDEPRRGYGAAVHAGLEAATADIVCFADADGSLDLGDLPRLVAAVEGGADLAVGRRVPTHAGVWPWHARAGNAVLSLMLRSRGLPVRDIAPLRAARRDALLRLGVTDRAFGYPLELLIRAQRAGWRVREFDVAYGERAKGTKSKVSGSVRGTLRAVRDFGRVLAR; this is translated from the coding sequence GTGAGCGATCTTCAGGTAGACGTCGTGCTCCCGTGCCTCGACGAGGCGGGGGCGCTGCCCGGTGTGCTGGCCGCGCTGCCGGCCGGATTCCGCGCGATCGTGGTGGACAACGGTTCGTCCGACGGCTCGCCCGACGTGGCGGCCGCGCTCGGCGCGAAGGTGGTGGACGAGCCCCGCCGCGGGTACGGCGCGGCCGTGCACGCGGGGCTCGAGGCCGCGACGGCGGACATCGTGTGTTTCGCCGACGCCGACGGTTCCCTCGACCTCGGTGACCTGCCGCGCCTAGTGGCCGCGGTGGAGGGCGGCGCAGACCTCGCCGTGGGGCGCCGGGTGCCGACGCACGCGGGTGTGTGGCCGTGGCACGCGCGGGCGGGCAACGCCGTGCTTTCACTGATGCTGCGAAGCCGCGGGCTGCCGGTGCGGGACATCGCGCCGCTGCGCGCAGCACGGCGGGACGCGTTGCTGAGGCTGGGCGTCACCGATCGCGCGTTCGGTTATCCGCTGGAGCTGCTGATCCGTGCGCAGCGGGCGGGCTGGCGGGTGCGGGAGTTCGACGTGGCCTACGGGGAGCGCGCGAAGGGCACGAAGTCGAAGGTGTCCGGGTCGGTGCGGGGCACGCTGCGCGCGGTCCGCGACTTCGGGCGGGTGCTGGCCCGATGA
- a CDS encoding TIGR04282 family arsenosugar biosynthesis glycosyltransferase, with translation MSSRFCVLVVAKAPVPGFAKTRLCPPATARQAAEIAAAALLDTLDAVCATPGALPVVAMTGDLGSAARGSEIGRSLRRATVIAQRGWDFGARLANAHADTASVHAGLPVLQIGMDTPQVTPQLLGASIEPVLHGVHDAVLGPAEDGGWWGLGLRDPHHAQVLAGVPMSQEDTGVRTIRALAGVGLSPGPLPELSDVDTMGDAVRVAAEAPRGRFAAAVRAVEGREVA, from the coding sequence ATGAGTTCCCGGTTCTGCGTGCTCGTGGTCGCGAAGGCGCCAGTGCCCGGATTCGCGAAAACCCGCCTGTGCCCGCCCGCGACGGCGCGCCAGGCCGCGGAGATCGCCGCGGCGGCATTGCTGGACACGCTCGACGCCGTGTGCGCGACGCCGGGTGCGCTGCCCGTGGTCGCGATGACCGGCGACCTCGGCTCGGCCGCGCGCGGGAGCGAGATCGGCCGGTCGCTGCGGCGGGCGACGGTGATCGCCCAGCGGGGCTGGGACTTCGGGGCGCGGCTGGCCAACGCGCACGCCGACACGGCGTCGGTGCACGCCGGGCTGCCGGTGCTGCAGATCGGCATGGACACGCCGCAGGTGACGCCGCAGCTGCTGGGCGCGTCGATCGAGCCCGTGCTGCACGGCGTGCACGACGCGGTGCTGGGGCCGGCCGAAGACGGCGGCTGGTGGGGGCTCGGGCTCAGGGACCCGCACCACGCGCAGGTGCTGGCGGGCGTGCCGATGTCGCAAGAGGACACGGGCGTTCGCACGATTCGGGCGCTGGCTGGGGTCGGCCTGTCGCCTGGACCACTGCCGGAACTGTCTGATGTGGACACGATGGGTGACGCCGTGCGCGTGGCCGCGGAGGCGCCACGCGGGCGGTTCGCGGCGGCCGTGCGCGCGGTCGAAGGACGGGAAGTGGCGTGA